From a region of the Narcine bancroftii isolate sNarBan1 chromosome 5, sNarBan1.hap1, whole genome shotgun sequence genome:
- the pars2 gene encoding probable proline--tRNA ligase, mitochondrial encodes MEVAIHSHSGGLFKNLVCGFLYLHRSCFHHGRSKRLLFSRLFPPMNLHGDKEIGVGRSGELTCKSQRLMLQAGLIQPANTGCFHYMPYTVRAMEKLVQLIDEEMKLIGGQKVNMPTLTSANLWKISERWDLLGKELFRLKDRHNIDYCLSPTHEEAVTELVAMQGNLSYKQLPLMLYQVTRKFRDEPKPRFGLLRGREFYMKDMYTFDISEKAAKETYKLVSGAYGRVFDRLGLRFVKVQADPGSIGGNLSHEFQLPAEIGEDRLLMCSDCHFAANAETMKTVETNCPQCEGKLIENRGIEVGHTFYLGTKYSQVFGALHSNSENKPILSEMGCFGLGITRILAAGIEVLSTETDIRWPRLVAPYQICVISPKKGSKEEVCMDLLESLYDNLMDTVPQLQGEVVLDDRSHLTVGRRLKDANRLGYPYVIIAGRRILEDPAIFEVNSQNNGRTLFLTQEGVLDFLKNIQMA; translated from the coding sequence ATGGAAGTGGCTATCCATTCTCATTCAGGAGGATTATTCAAGAACCTCGTCTGTGGTTTCCTGTATTTGCACAGGTCCTGTTTTCACCATGGTAGGTCCAAACGCCTGTTGTTCTCTCGCCTCTTTCCGCCCATGAACCTCCACGGGGACAAAGAGATTGGGGTTGGCCGGTCAGGTGAGCTCACCTGCAAGAGCCAGAGGCTGATGCTTCAGGCTGGCCTCATTCAGCCTGCCAATACTGGCTGCTTTCACTATATGCCATATACAGTCCGTGCCATGGAGAAACTTGTTCAGCTGATTGATGAAGAAATGAAATTGATTGGGGGCCAGAAGGTGAACATGCCCACTCTCACCTCAGCAAACCTATGGAAGATCAGTGAACGTTgggacctcctggggaaggaactATTCAGACTAAAGGACAGGCACAACATAGACTACTGTTTAAGCCCAACACATGAGGAAGCGGTGACTGAGCTTGTAGCCATGCAAGGAAATCTGTCATACAAACAGCTACCGTTGATGCTCTACCAAGTAACAAGGAAGTTCCGAGATGAGCCTAAACCACGTTTTGGTTTGCTCCGTGGACGGGAGTTCTATATGAAAGACATGTACACATTTGATATCTCAGAAAAAGCCGCCAAAGAAACTTATAAGCTTGTCTCTGGTGCTTATGGTCGAGTATTTGACCGGTTGGGATTACGGTTTGTGAAGGTGCAGGCAGACCCAGGCAGTATTGGTGGTAACCTATCACATGAGTTTCAGCTGCCAGCAGAGATTGGGGAGGATCGTCTTTTAATGTGTTCTGACTGCCATTTTGCTGCCAATGCGGAGACAATGAAGACAGTTGAAACAAACTGCCCACAGTGTGAGGGAAAACTGATAGAAAACAGAGGCATCGAAGTGGGACACACCTTCTATCTTGGGACCAAATATTCACAGGTTTTTGGTGCCTTGCATTCTAACAGTGAGAACAAGCCCATCCTGTCAGAGATGGGTTGCTTTGGTCTTGGGATCACGCGCATACTAGCAGCAGGAATAGAGGTTTTGTCAACTGAAACTGACATTCGGTGGCCACGTCTTGTGGCCCCTTACCAGATCTGTGTCATTTCACCTAAGAAAGGCAGCAAGGAAGAAGTGTGTATGGATCTGTTAGAGTCACTGTATGATAATTTGATGGATACTGTCCCCCAGCTTCAAGGAGAGGTAGTGTTGGATGATCGCAGTCACCTGACTGTTGGCAGGCGATTGAAAGATGCCAATCGTCTGGGTTATCCATATGTCATCATTGCAGGGAGGAGGATTCTGGAAGATCCTGCTATTTTTGAAGTAAACAGCCAAAATAATGGAAGGACTCTGTTTCTCACACAAGAAGGTGTCTTGGATTTTCTGAAAAACATACAGATGGCTTAA